A stretch of the Chlorobiota bacterium genome encodes the following:
- a CDS encoding T9SS type A sorting domain-containing protein: MKIYINYNKIVTFCIAIYFITSQLIQAQTVRSDTRGKQFYIAFMENLGSNTNGSKLRLYASCDKLTKLKIILNNNFSAPINYDIQQVNTPLEIKIPFNLELDNSNTGVSNKSVIVEADDEITIYGVSIRDKSADAFVAIPEKVLTPRYIVLSYSNGYLIQGNNGTFDTPSEFAVVATADNTVLRITSSPLAKINGNQKGATFNVNLNKGQVFFGQAEINKDAQDVSGTEILGNKPVAVFAGVKRASIPVLDGRSRDHLCEQIPPLETWGKNYIVTPHFVITPSSPFKPIFRILSAFDNTNWKLNGVVQTPLQKGIPVEKEYTASSFISSDLPVLIAQYEHSAESNKNPFSGGTALGDPFMMIIQPIEQWDSINVFQSIIDPEFRRHFFNITIHKDGLKNLTLDGQKLNANQFKPVSTTNYLYAQIEVQQGSHIINCDSSFGIGIYGFGAANSYGYSGSMVFGKLVGDIYPPIIEDSLRCSDLDGIAFDSKITDTGIDSIIVLTQENTKVTIPAFSKGIDTVYFKATLVDKYNDGKIGIKAIDSGGREISFFKTIPGFTLRTIGMNGNTPIVLDSLIIINSANDTCRDFEIENYGNFPQTITEVLISDTLKNALLQNNIKIKGILPITLKPGEKVKYSICISGWLGMAEINTEIRIKNLCNERVIANIPLQSLVDTLPPKIETLIPPCPSNLTYQVSESRKIGTGVNSVNFSLLKNCEVVVLPNSSDFPTDEIKVDIRLKDKYHDGYVTIITTDKIGNTSTKTDTLSGFTLATLDTKSRDSVGLRFGKGVELDTLNSLTWRCSDSIEIVNYGSKSKIISSLKFNNNIVYSLPPSIIPITISPHSFVRIPICIQGSTLNQQTDTLIVGDACGNEDVIPFNINMLLSLQAGSDWCNNKLSFGVKASANFITSSFPNPVTSGIAKVYIGLVNDENINVSLYDLTGNEVKVLVNSIIFKKGINTFIFDLSDLPSGSYTIMMVSNNNKYLSKLLITK; encoded by the coding sequence ATGAAAATTTATATTAATTATAATAAAATTGTAACTTTTTGTATTGCAATTTACTTTATAACTTCTCAATTAATTCAAGCACAAACAGTAAGATCAGATACTCGAGGGAAGCAATTTTATATTGCTTTTATGGAAAATTTAGGAAGCAATACTAATGGCTCAAAGTTAAGGTTATATGCGTCTTGCGACAAATTAACAAAATTGAAAATTATTTTAAATAATAATTTTTCTGCCCCAATCAATTATGATATTCAACAAGTAAATACTCCACTTGAAATTAAAATTCCATTTAATCTAGAATTAGATAATTCTAATACTGGTGTAAGTAATAAAAGTGTAATAGTTGAAGCTGATGATGAAATTACTATTTATGGTGTATCAATTAGAGATAAATCTGCAGATGCTTTTGTTGCAATTCCTGAAAAAGTTCTGACCCCACGATATATTGTTTTATCTTATTCAAATGGATATTTGATTCAAGGGAATAATGGAACTTTTGATACGCCTTCTGAATTTGCAGTTGTTGCTACTGCTGATAATACTGTTTTAAGAATTACTTCTTCTCCTCTGGCTAAAATTAATGGTAATCAAAAAGGAGCTACATTTAATGTAAATTTGAATAAAGGACAAGTCTTCTTTGGTCAAGCAGAAATTAACAAAGATGCACAAGATGTTAGTGGAACTGAGATTTTAGGAAATAAACCTGTTGCAGTATTTGCTGGTGTTAAAAGAGCATCTATACCAGTATTAGATGGTAGAAGTCGTGATCATTTATGTGAACAAATTCCACCATTAGAAACATGGGGAAAAAATTACATAGTTACACCTCATTTTGTAATTACACCATCATCTCCTTTTAAACCAATTTTCAGAATATTATCTGCATTTGATAATACTAATTGGAAGTTAAATGGAGTTGTACAAACACCTCTACAAAAGGGGATTCCAGTAGAGAAAGAATACACTGCCTCTTCCTTTATAAGTTCAGATTTACCAGTTTTGATTGCCCAATATGAGCATTCAGCAGAAAGTAATAAAAATCCATTTAGTGGTGGAACTGCTTTAGGTGATCCTTTTATGATGATTATTCAACCAATAGAGCAATGGGATTCTATCAATGTTTTTCAAAGTATTATAGATCCAGAATTTAGACGTCATTTTTTTAATATAACAATTCATAAAGATGGTTTGAAAAATTTAACTTTAGATGGACAAAAGTTAAATGCGAACCAATTTAAACCCGTATCAACAACAAATTATCTTTATGCTCAAATTGAAGTTCAACAAGGTTCGCATATAATTAATTGTGATTCTTCATTTGGAATTGGAATTTATGGTTTTGGAGCTGCAAATTCTTATGGTTACAGCGGTAGTATGGTTTTTGGGAAATTAGTTGGTGATATTTATCCCCCTATAATTGAGGATTCTTTAAGATGTTCAGATTTAGATGGTATTGCATTTGATAGTAAAATTACTGATACTGGTATTGACTCAATTATAGTTTTAACACAAGAAAATACAAAAGTTACTATTCCTGCTTTTTCTAAAGGGATTGATACAGTTTATTTTAAAGCAACTTTAGTTGATAAATATAATGATGGTAAAATTGGTATTAAAGCAATTGATTCAGGAGGAAGGGAGATTAGTTTTTTTAAAACAATACCTGGCTTCACTTTGCGGACAATTGGAATGAATGGTAATACACCTATTGTTTTGGATTCTTTAATTATTATAAATTCTGCAAATGATACTTGTAGGGATTTTGAGATTGAGAATTATGGAAATTTCCCACAAACTATTACAGAAGTATTAATTTCAGATACTCTTAAGAATGCGTTATTACAAAACAACATTAAGATAAAAGGAATTTTACCAATAACTTTAAAACCAGGTGAGAAGGTAAAATATTCTATTTGTATAAGTGGATGGTTAGGAATGGCTGAGATAAATACTGAAATAAGAATTAAAAATTTGTGTAATGAAAGAGTGATTGCTAATATCCCTTTACAAAGTTTGGTTGATACTCTCCCACCTAAAATTGAAACTTTGATTCCTCCTTGCCCATCAAATTTAACATATCAAGTTTCGGAGTCAAGAAAAATTGGAACCGGTGTTAATAGTGTAAATTTTAGTCTTCTAAAAAATTGTGAAGTAGTTGTATTGCCAAACTCATCAGATTTTCCTACAGATGAAATTAAAGTTGATATAAGATTGAAAGATAAATATCATGATGGTTATGTAACTATTATTACGACTGATAAAATAGGGAATACATCTACAAAAACTGATACATTAAGTGGTTTTACTTTAGCAACTTTAGATACAAAATCTAGAGATTCAGTTGGCTTGAGATTTGGTAAAGGAGTTGAATTAGATACATTAAATTCATTAACTTGGAGATGTTCTGATAGTATTGAAATTGTTAATTATGGAAGTAAATCTAAAATTATTTCTTCTCTAAAATTTAACAATAATATAGTTTATAGTTTGCCACCATCTATTATTCCAATTACAATTTCACCCCATTCATTTGTAAGAATTCCAATATGTATTCAAGGTTCTACTCTAAATCAACAAACTGATACACTAATTGTTGGTGATGCATGTGGAAATGAAGATGTAATACCGTTTAATATTAACATGTTACTATCTCTTCAAGCAGGTTCTGATTGGTGCAACAATAAACTAAGTTTTGGTGTAAAAGCATCAGCAAATTTCATTACTTCTTCTTTCCCCAATCCAGTTACTAGTGGAATTGCTAAAGTTTATATAGGACTCGTAAATGATGAAAATATAAATGTTTCCTTATATGATTTAACAGGGAATGAAGTTAAAGTGTTAGTTAATTCAATTATATTCAAGAAGGGAATTAATACTTTTATTTTTGATCTTTCTGATTTACCAAGTGGAAGTTATACAATTATGATGGTTTCAAATAACAATAAATATTTGAGTAAATTATTAATTACTAAATAG
- the tgt gene encoding tRNA guanosine(34) transglycosylase Tgt, producing the protein MKFELLQTDIVSKARAGIIETDHGTFNTPVFMPVGTRGAVKTLLSEDLLRSNSEIILSNTYHLFTRPGLDVLLKIGGLHKFMNWNRSILTDSGGFQIFSLKELCKVNEDGVKFQSHIDGAKINLTPEKVIDIQRAIGSDIMMVLDEFRSPDLPVNEHREAAERSLRWAIRAKEYHNKIDYPYGFTQALFSIIQGGTNKQLREFSAIETVKVGFDGFAIGGLAVGEPTNVMYDVIDFTIPFLPENRPRYLMGVGTPENLLEAISRGVDMFDCVMPTRNARNATLFTSKGRLNVRNLKFKYDESPIDSNCDCLTCKGYSLSYIRHLFNVDEITACTLSTIHNIHFYLQLMRSSREKILTGNFLEWKNEIVQNLVKKI; encoded by the coding sequence ATGAAATTTGAATTATTACAAACTGATATTGTATCAAAGGCAAGAGCTGGAATTATTGAAACAGATCATGGAACTTTCAATACTCCAGTATTTATGCCTGTTGGTACTCGTGGGGCAGTTAAAACTTTATTAAGTGAAGACTTATTAAGGTCAAACTCAGAAATTATTCTTTCAAATACTTATCATTTATTTACAAGACCTGGCTTAGATGTTTTGTTGAAAATAGGTGGTTTGCATAAATTTATGAATTGGAATAGATCTATTCTTACTGACTCTGGAGGATTCCAAATTTTTTCGTTAAAGGAATTATGCAAAGTAAATGAAGATGGTGTGAAATTCCAATCTCATATTGATGGAGCAAAAATTAATTTAACTCCCGAAAAGGTAATTGATATTCAGAGAGCTATAGGATCTGATATAATGATGGTGTTAGATGAATTTAGATCACCAGATTTACCTGTAAATGAACATCGAGAGGCTGCAGAAAGGTCTTTAAGATGGGCAATTAGAGCAAAAGAATATCACAATAAAATAGATTATCCCTATGGATTTACTCAAGCATTATTTTCCATAATTCAAGGAGGGACTAACAAACAGCTTCGAGAATTTAGTGCAATTGAAACAGTTAAAGTTGGATTTGATGGATTTGCTATTGGTGGGTTAGCTGTAGGTGAACCTACCAATGTGATGTATGATGTAATTGACTTTACAATCCCTTTCCTACCCGAAAATCGACCAAGATACTTGATGGGAGTGGGTACTCCAGAAAATCTTCTAGAAGCCATTTCTCGTGGGGTTGATATGTTTGATTGTGTAATGCCAACTAGAAATGCTAGAAATGCAACCTTGTTTACTTCAAAAGGAAGGTTAAATGTAAGAAATCTAAAATTTAAATATGACGAATCGCCAATTGATTCCAATTGTGATTGTTTAACTTGCAAAGGATATTCACTTTCTTATATAAGGCATTTATTTAATGTTGATGAAATTACTGCTTGTACTTTATCAACAATTCATAACATTCATTTTTATTTGCAATTAATGAGGTCGTCAAGAGAGAAAATATTAACAGGAAATTTTTTAGAATGGAAGAATGAGATTGTTCAAAATCTTGTTAAAAAAATTTAA
- a CDS encoding MFS transporter produces MSKQDFKKVLSWSFFDFANTGFYVIMMTVVYPVYFKNSLANGNEAYWGRAVSISMLLTALLAPLLGAIADAGNKKKLFLAALTIFTIAATFGLFFTWTLWIAMVLIIIANFGFEGGTVFYDAILPDISEPKDYAKVSGYGFAMGYLGSFIILGISMYFLQGSPTDSDIRTLIAISGFFFAIFSLPLFFNIKENKSSTILKSSIAKGYKSVVNTIKEIKNYKEVNKFLIAFFIYNDGILTVILFASLYAESTLGFNTQERLVLFIIVQGSALIGSLLFGSLTNRFGARNVIIITLTIWVIVVISAFFVTTKPFFYIIGIVAGIGLGSSQSTSRAMMALLTPQNKRTEFFGFYDGFCGKASAIIGPLLFGEASNYFGQRKAILIIGLFFLFGILMISKVKDVRINGSDLIEIKE; encoded by the coding sequence ATGTCCAAACAAGATTTTAAAAAGGTTTTATCTTGGTCATTCTTCGATTTTGCTAACACTGGATTTTATGTCATAATGATGACTGTTGTTTATCCTGTTTACTTTAAAAATTCATTAGCAAATGGGAATGAAGCTTATTGGGGAAGGGCTGTATCAATTTCAATGCTGCTTACTGCTTTACTTGCACCTTTACTTGGTGCAATTGCAGATGCAGGAAATAAAAAGAAATTATTCTTAGCTGCTTTAACAATCTTTACCATTGCTGCCACATTCGGACTTTTTTTTACATGGACATTATGGATTGCAATGGTTTTAATAATTATTGCAAATTTTGGATTTGAAGGTGGAACTGTATTTTATGATGCAATTTTACCTGATATTTCTGAACCTAAAGATTATGCAAAAGTATCGGGATATGGTTTTGCAATGGGTTACTTAGGTTCATTTATAATACTTGGAATTTCAATGTATTTTTTGCAAGGATCACCAACTGATTCAGATATAAGAACGCTAATTGCAATCTCTGGATTTTTCTTTGCTATTTTTTCTTTGCCATTATTTTTTAATATAAAAGAGAATAAATCAAGTACTATTTTAAAATCATCAATTGCTAAAGGTTATAAAAGTGTAGTTAATACTATTAAGGAAATTAAAAATTATAAGGAGGTAAATAAATTTTTAATTGCATTTTTTATTTACAATGATGGTATATTAACTGTTATACTTTTTGCAAGTTTATATGCTGAATCCACTTTAGGATTTAATACACAAGAAAGACTAGTTTTATTTATTATAGTTCAAGGTTCAGCATTGATTGGATCTTTATTATTTGGTTCTTTAACGAATAGGTTTGGTGCTAGAAATGTGATAATAATCACACTTACAATATGGGTAATTGTGGTTATATCTGCTTTCTTTGTTACTACTAAACCTTTTTTTTATATTATTGGAATTGTTGCAGGTATTGGTTTAGGGTCATCTCAAAGCACTAGTAGAGCAATGATGGCATTATTAACACCTCAAAACAAAAGAACTGAATTTTTTGGATTTTATGATGGATTTTGTGGAAAAGCTTCGGCAATTATTGGTCCACTTTTGTTTGGTGAAGCATCAAATTATTTTGGTCAACGAAAAGCAATTTTAATAATAGGGTTATTTTTCCTATTTGGAATTTTAATGATTTCTAAAGTTAAAGATGTTAGAATTAATGGATCTGATTTAATAGAAATTAAAGAATGA
- a CDS encoding redoxin domain-containing protein: MTDNKNILDQFKTNKGFTIYEMSFVKPIMVVFIRHTGCLFCKETLSDINKNWKKILKNGTEIVIVHHSDSISFQNLIEKYNISKIPYIVDKDRILYKALNLKEVTFKNMINLKTIVGSFRAILNGNFQTKSTGNEKQLGGVFLIFKGEFVKKFIYNTPSDNVNYSEYSVCNI, encoded by the coding sequence TTGACTGATAACAAGAATATTTTAGACCAATTTAAAACAAATAAAGGATTTACAATTTATGAAATGTCATTTGTTAAACCAATAATGGTAGTATTTATAAGGCATACTGGATGTTTGTTTTGCAAAGAGACACTTTCAGATATTAATAAAAATTGGAAAAAGATATTAAAAAATGGTACTGAAATAGTTATTGTGCATCACTCAGACTCTATTTCTTTTCAAAATTTAATTGAGAAATACAATATTTCAAAGATACCATATATAGTAGACAAAGATAGAATTTTGTATAAAGCTTTAAATCTTAAAGAAGTTACATTTAAAAATATGATAAACTTGAAAACTATTGTTGGATCATTTAGAGCAATTTTGAATGGTAATTTTCAGACTAAATCTACTGGAAATGAAAAACAATTAGGAGGTGTATTTTTAATTTTTAAAGGAGAGTTTGTGAAGAAATTTATTTATAATACACCATCAGATAATGTTAATTATTCAGAGTATTCTGTTTGTAATATTTAG